Proteins co-encoded in one Spiroplasma gladiatoris genomic window:
- the argS gene encoding arginine--tRNA ligase, with the protein MSLFINNIKKLIENIIVANNLKGSIQIESSKDENMGDFSTNFALINSKLNSKNPKELANLIVESLKKDSYFENVEIAGPGFINMTIKQENLGEVIKEIFLKNQDYGKSENKNIKYNLELVSANPTGYLHIGHARNGAIGDSVARILKFAGYNVETEYYTNDAGNQINISASTLFFHYKNLLNSPVNTPEEMYGGDMYIEVAQKFIDKYGDKFINANIGQNNKIDDEEIHQLFKKESILFFLNIIKDQLNKFGISIDLFTSEAEMYKTNQIEQTLDLYKKLDKTYIKEDALWLKTTEFGDDKDRVLKKSNGDYTYITPDLASHNVRIKRSKADIYVNFWGGDHHGYITRLNAGLALLGYPMGLIKIDMIQMVRLIKDGSELKMSKRKGTAIWLIDLLEMVGKDSLRYMLVSKNPSSHMDFDLDVVLKKNSSNPVYYAQYATARAFKILKKAEEQNWKLSIDKFNLLNNVKEKQIILLLDSLNKTIEYSAENRLPSVICDYVQNLAKKFHSYYSDFKIVDLENVELSQQRVCLVKAIYQVLSICFNLIGIEIINEM; encoded by the coding sequence ATGAGTTTATTTATTAATAATATTAAGAAATTAATAGAAAATATAATAGTTGCCAATAATTTAAAAGGTTCAATTCAAATTGAATCATCTAAAGATGAAAATATGGGAGATTTTTCAACTAATTTTGCACTAATTAATTCAAAATTGAATTCAAAAAATCCAAAAGAACTTGCAAATTTAATAGTTGAATCTTTAAAAAAAGATAGCTATTTTGAAAATGTTGAAATAGCAGGTCCAGGATTTATTAATATGACTATTAAACAAGAAAATCTTGGTGAAGTAATTAAAGAAATATTTTTAAAAAATCAAGATTATGGTAAATCAGAAAATAAAAATATTAAATACAATTTAGAATTAGTATCTGCAAACCCAACTGGATATTTACATATTGGTCACGCTAGAAACGGAGCAATTGGAGATAGTGTTGCTAGAATTTTAAAATTTGCAGGTTATAATGTAGAAACTGAATATTATACTAATGATGCAGGAAATCAAATCAATATAAGTGCTTCAACTTTATTTTTTCACTATAAAAATTTATTAAATTCCCCTGTTAACACTCCAGAAGAAATGTATGGTGGTGATATGTACATTGAAGTAGCTCAAAAGTTTATTGATAAATATGGAGATAAATTTATTAACGCAAATATTGGTCAAAATAATAAAATTGATGATGAAGAAATTCATCAGTTATTTAAAAAAGAATCTATTTTATTCTTTTTAAATATCATTAAAGATCAACTAAATAAATTTGGTATTTCAATAGATTTATTTACAAGTGAAGCTGAAATGTATAAAACCAACCAAATTGAACAAACTCTTGATTTATATAAAAAGTTAGATAAAACTTATATTAAAGAAGATGCTTTATGATTGAAAACTACAGAATTTGGTGATGATAAAGATAGAGTATTAAAAAAATCAAATGGAGACTATACATATATAACTCCAGATCTTGCTAGTCATAATGTAAGAATCAAAAGAAGTAAAGCAGATATTTATGTTAATTTTTGAGGTGGAGACCATCATGGTTATATAACAAGGTTGAATGCTGGACTTGCACTTTTAGGTTATCCAATGGGTTTAATCAAAATAGATATGATACAAATGGTAAGACTTATTAAAGATGGATCAGAATTAAAAATGTCTAAAAGAAAAGGTACAGCTATTTGACTAATTGATTTATTAGAAATGGTTGGAAAAGATTCATTAAGATATATGTTGGTTTCTAAAAATCCTTCAAGTCATATGGATTTTGATTTAGATGTAGTTCTTAAAAAAAATAGTTCAAATCCAGTTTACTATGCGCAATATGCAACTGCCAGAGCTTTTAAAATTTTAAAAAAGGCTGAAGAACAAAATTGAAAATTAAGTATTGATAAATTTAATTTATTAAATAATGTTAAAGAAAAACAAATAATTTTATTATTAGATTCTTTAAATAAAACTATAGAATATAGTGCAGAAAATCGTTTGCCAAGTGTGATTTGTGATTATGTACAAAATTTAGCAAAAAAATTTCACTCTTATTATTCAGATTTTAAAATTGTAGATCTTGAAAATGTAGAATTAAGTCAACAAAGGGTTTGTTTGGTTAAAGCAATTTATCAAGTTTTATCAATCTGTTTTAATTTAATAGGTATTGAAATAATTAATGAAATGTAA